The following are encoded in a window of Paenibacillus polymyxa genomic DNA:
- a CDS encoding NAD(P)H-dependent glycerol-3-phosphate dehydrogenase: MSEKIAVLVAGSWGTALASVLAANNNDVSVWTRNEQQAAEINEKHTNEHYLPGSILSDRISATTDMQTAVSGAKAVIIVSPSAAARQVARSLKAHFSKDMLVVHAIKGFETETLKRMSTVISEELEVAEGDIAVLSGPSHAEEVVRKCPTTVVVASSNEKAAQAAQGLFMNSYFRVYTNRDLLGVELSGALKNIIALGAGMSDGLGFGDNAKAALLTRGLAEITRAGVEMGANPLTFAGLAGIGDLVVTATSRHSRNWRAGSLLGQGQQLDAVLESMGMVVEGIRTTKAAYAISQKLGVQMPITEVLYGVLFEGRDVRKAVEALMGRDPKTEMEVMPLQTWEQWHS; this comes from the coding sequence TTGTCTGAGAAAATAGCTGTGCTGGTCGCGGGGAGTTGGGGGACAGCCCTGGCTTCCGTTCTTGCGGCCAATAACAACGATGTCTCTGTCTGGACGAGAAACGAGCAGCAAGCAGCTGAAATCAATGAGAAGCATACGAATGAGCATTATTTACCAGGCTCCATTTTGTCTGACCGCATTTCAGCTACAACTGATATGCAGACTGCGGTATCTGGTGCTAAAGCAGTGATTATCGTATCTCCTTCGGCTGCTGCTCGTCAGGTAGCACGTAGTCTGAAAGCTCATTTTAGCAAGGATATGCTGGTAGTGCATGCCATTAAAGGTTTTGAAACTGAAACGCTTAAACGTATGTCCACGGTGATCTCGGAAGAACTGGAAGTCGCTGAGGGTGATATTGCTGTGCTGTCTGGTCCGAGTCATGCGGAAGAAGTGGTGAGGAAATGTCCTACAACGGTCGTTGTAGCTTCCTCCAATGAGAAGGCTGCGCAAGCCGCACAGGGGCTGTTCATGAACTCCTATTTCCGCGTCTATACAAACCGTGATTTGCTCGGCGTGGAACTGTCCGGGGCGCTAAAAAACATTATCGCATTGGGTGCGGGAATGTCAGATGGACTTGGTTTCGGTGATAATGCCAAAGCGGCTTTATTGACCCGTGGATTGGCTGAAATTACCCGTGCCGGAGTTGAGATGGGCGCTAACCCACTAACCTTTGCCGGCCTGGCTGGTATTGGTGATCTAGTGGTCACTGCAACGAGTCGTCACAGTCGCAACTGGCGTGCAGGGTCACTGTTGGGACAGGGCCAACAGCTTGATGCTGTGCTGGAATCTATGGGCATGGTCGTAGAAGGTATTCGAACGACAAAAGCGGCATACGCCATCTCTCAAAAATTAGGTGTTCAGATGCCTATTACAGAGGTGCTGTATGGAGTACTGTTTGAAGGACGTGACGTCCGTAAGGCCGTTGAGGCGCTGATGGGTCGCGATCCTAAGACTGAGATGGAAGTCATGCCACTTCAAACTTGGGAGCAATGGCATTCTTAA
- the plsY gene encoding glycerol-3-phosphate 1-O-acyltransferase PlsY, protein MILQIVAIVLSYLLGSVSFSLLYGKLKGIDIRQHGSGNAGATNTLRVLGKGPAILVLLLDVLKGVIAVLIGHWLGGESSWVSGLCGIAAIAGHNWPIYFHFRGGKGIATAIGVLASLALLPALYAGIIAILAIVMTRYVSLGSLIFVILTPWILLVLGYAWPLFWTALIICLFAVWRHRTNIVKLVRGNENKLGSKGGDRLV, encoded by the coding sequence TTGATTTTACAAATCGTTGCCATCGTACTCAGTTACTTGCTTGGCTCTGTCAGCTTTAGTTTGCTGTATGGAAAATTAAAAGGAATCGACATTCGCCAGCATGGAAGCGGCAATGCCGGTGCGACGAATACGCTGCGTGTGCTTGGAAAAGGCCCAGCTATTCTGGTACTGCTGCTGGACGTACTTAAAGGGGTTATTGCAGTGCTAATAGGGCACTGGTTAGGTGGAGAATCATCCTGGGTATCGGGTTTGTGCGGCATTGCAGCGATTGCGGGCCATAACTGGCCGATATATTTTCACTTCCGTGGAGGAAAAGGTATTGCGACTGCTATTGGTGTATTGGCATCGCTTGCCTTACTGCCCGCACTATATGCCGGAATCATTGCGATACTTGCAATCGTAATGACGCGTTACGTATCCTTGGGATCGCTCATATTTGTCATTTTGACTCCCTGGATATTACTCGTTCTTGGTTATGCATGGCCGTTATTCTGGACGGCTCTAATCATTTGTCTGTTCGCTGTGTGGAGACACCGTACCAACATAGTCAAGCTGGTACGTGGGAATGAGAACAAGCTTGGCTCCAAAGGAGGAGATCGTCTTGTCTGA